Proteins encoded together in one Blastocatellia bacterium window:
- a CDS encoding sugar phosphate isomerase/epimerase → MHHITRRKFSGILLGAAGAGLLRPFDKVKPSVVSGVEIGVQSYTFRKFTIEGMIAEMQKVGLSSVELWNGHLDPMKTSEAEFKAVKKKFDDAGIRVSAYCVNFPKDSSDEHLDRGYNGALLLGTRVMTASVQKSIVPRLDQWSQKYKIKMGLHNHWFGEEWYKGDRTQEYETPDDFLNLFKTTSKYMNANLDVGHFSAAGYDPVAFLRQHHDRIVSLHVKDRDKDAKRTNRRFGQGATPVAEVMRAAREVKFKYAANLEYEIEEDHPTAGLRDAFEYVKRALA, encoded by the coding sequence ATGCACCACATCACTCGCAGGAAGTTCAGCGGCATCTTGCTCGGCGCGGCGGGCGCCGGCCTGTTGCGGCCATTCGATAAGGTCAAGCCGTCGGTCGTCAGCGGCGTCGAGATCGGCGTGCAGAGCTACACCTTTCGCAAGTTCACCATCGAAGGGATGATCGCCGAGATGCAGAAGGTCGGCCTGAGCAGCGTCGAGCTGTGGAATGGCCATCTCGACCCGATGAAAACCTCGGAAGCGGAGTTCAAGGCGGTAAAGAAAAAGTTCGACGATGCCGGCATTCGCGTCAGCGCCTACTGCGTCAACTTTCCTAAGGACTCCAGCGACGAGCACCTCGACCGCGGCTACAACGGCGCGCTGCTCCTGGGCACGCGTGTGATGACCGCTTCGGTGCAGAAGTCCATCGTGCCGCGTCTCGACCAGTGGAGCCAGAAATACAAAATCAAGATGGGGCTGCACAATCACTGGTTTGGCGAAGAGTGGTACAAAGGCGACCGCACACAGGAGTACGAAACGCCGGACGATTTTCTCAACCTCTTCAAAACTACCTCGAAGTATATGAACGCCAACCTCGACGTCGGTCACTTCTCTGCCGCGGGTTACGACCCGGTCGCCTTTCTGCGGCAGCACCATGACCGCATCGTCAGCTTGCACGTCAAAGACCGCGACAAAGACGCCAAGCGCACCAACCGGCGCTTCGGCCAGGGCGCGACTCCTGTGGCCGAAGTCATGCGGGCGGCCAGAGAGGTCAAGTTCAAATACGCGGCCAATCTCGAATACGAGATCGAAGAAGACCACCCGACCGCCGGCCTGCGCGACGCCTTCGAGTACGTCAAGCGGGCGCTAGCATAA
- a CDS encoding two-component regulator propeller domain-containing protein yields the protein MRTLTLSFITFICAIAVVCAALVFAAEKPLGQFSHSVWRTENGLPQNTVRAIVQTRDGYIWLATDDGLVRFDGIRLTIFDRQNTPAIKSSAILTLYEDRDGALWIGTDNGLLRYQNDGFVAYTTKDGLADDRVTAVTSDREGRLWIATPGGLSRFDGNRFVTYTTDNGLPSNSVGALFADSRGALWASTTGGLVRFSADQITAYTMRDGLPRNGANAIYEGRDGTLWVGTPGGLARLNNGRFVALTTADGLASNMVWTMRQDREGTLWVGTDGGLSHLTASGFKTFTTADGLAHNSVYSIIESRDGSLWLGTPGGLSRMQAGQLIAYTARDGLSSNGVLAMIEDREGNLWVGTESGGLNLFRDKKFTGITAGDGLAGDLVWALRESGDGALWVGTQTGLTEIRGGVYKTYTMKDGLPSDVVRALCQDREGRLWIGTPAGLCRFAEGRFTTYTDLDGLSSNAVSVIEEGIDGSLWIGTLAGLTRLKDDKFTIYTTQNGLSSDAILSLRAGRDGSLWIGTRNGGLNRFKDDRFTAYTAEQGLSDVSVRALYEDSDGTLWVGTRSGGLNRFKDGRFVAIRARNGLADDGVFQILEDGKGNLWMSSTKGIFAVSREQLNAFAERNVADVSAIAYGTADGMESRECTGGGQPAGWRSRDGRLWFPTIKGVAVADPEHMKTNSEPPPVVVEQIIVDEKPVEKTANIELAAGVYRLEFHYTGLSFIAPEKVRFKYKLEGFDQNWVDAGARRTAYYTSIPPGHYTFRVLAANNDGVWNATGAVVSFYLRPRFYQTVWFYVALLALAGAIAWAIYRRRIRRVRAEFAAVLAERNRMARDIHDTLAQGFVGISLQLEAVGKMLDQSPDRAKQHLDLAQTMVTHSLAEARRSVWDLRAQALENTDLATALADAAKKLTSGTAVQSEFQVTGTPRQLPATVESNLWRIGQEAMTNALKHAHPRHLRVELAFAPKHVTLSVTDDGHGFDTQNDRLSGDGHFGLIGMRERAERLKGKLQIDSGEGTGTRISVIAPVD from the coding sequence ATGAGGACGCTCACACTCAGCTTCATCACCTTCATCTGCGCCATTGCCGTGGTCTGTGCCGCGCTGGTGTTTGCCGCCGAGAAGCCGCTCGGGCAGTTCAGCCATAGCGTCTGGCGCACCGAAAACGGCTTGCCGCAAAACACTGTGCGCGCCATTGTGCAGACGCGCGACGGTTACATCTGGCTGGCGACCGATGACGGCCTGGTGCGCTTTGATGGCATCCGCCTGACGATCTTCGACCGCCAGAACACCCCGGCCATAAAGAGCAGCGCCATCCTGACGCTCTACGAAGACCGCGACGGCGCGCTCTGGATCGGCACGGACAACGGTCTGCTCAGGTACCAGAACGATGGCTTTGTGGCCTACACGACAAAAGACGGACTGGCCGACGACCGCGTCACCGCGGTAACCAGCGACCGCGAGGGCCGATTGTGGATTGCGACGCCCGGCGGCTTGAGCCGCTTCGACGGCAACCGCTTTGTGACTTACACGACCGACAACGGCTTGCCGAGCAACAGCGTCGGCGCGCTCTTTGCCGACAGCCGTGGCGCGCTCTGGGCCAGTACGACCGGCGGGCTGGTGCGCTTCAGCGCCGATCAGATCACCGCCTACACCATGCGCGACGGCCTGCCGCGCAACGGCGCCAACGCCATCTACGAAGGCCGCGACGGCACCCTCTGGGTGGGCACGCCGGGCGGTTTGGCGCGCTTGAACAACGGGCGCTTCGTCGCCTTGACCACCGCCGATGGGCTGGCCAGCAACATGGTCTGGACCATGCGCCAGGATCGTGAAGGCACGCTCTGGGTCGGCACCGATGGCGGCTTGAGCCACCTGACCGCATCCGGCTTCAAGACCTTCACGACCGCCGACGGGCTGGCACATAACAGCGTCTATTCGATCATTGAAAGCCGCGACGGCAGCCTGTGGCTGGGCACGCCCGGCGGCCTGTCGCGCATGCAGGCGGGACAACTCATCGCATACACGGCGCGCGACGGGTTGTCGAGCAACGGCGTGCTGGCCATGATCGAAGACCGCGAAGGCAACCTCTGGGTCGGCACCGAATCGGGCGGGCTGAATCTGTTTCGCGATAAGAAATTCACCGGTATCACCGCCGGCGACGGCCTGGCCGGCGATCTGGTGTGGGCGCTGCGCGAGTCAGGCGACGGCGCGCTATGGGTCGGCACGCAAACGGGGCTCACTGAAATTCGCGGCGGCGTCTATAAGACCTACACCATGAAAGATGGCTTGCCGAGCGACGTGGTGCGCGCCCTGTGCCAGGACCGCGAAGGCCGCCTCTGGATCGGCACGCCCGCCGGCCTCTGCCGATTTGCCGAGGGCCGATTCACGACCTACACAGACCTCGATGGGCTGTCGAGCAACGCCGTGTCGGTGATCGAAGAAGGCATAGATGGCAGCCTGTGGATCGGCACGCTGGCCGGCCTGACGCGCTTGAAGGACGACAAGTTTACCATCTACACCACGCAGAACGGCTTGAGCAGCGACGCCATCCTATCTTTGCGCGCAGGGCGTGACGGCAGCCTGTGGATCGGCACGCGCAACGGCGGCTTGAACCGCTTCAAAGACGACCGCTTCACCGCCTACACCGCCGAGCAGGGATTGTCGGACGTCAGCGTCCGCGCGCTCTACGAAGACAGCGACGGCACGCTCTGGGTCGGCACGCGCAGCGGCGGCTTGAACCGCTTCAAAGATGGCCGCTTCGTCGCCATCAGGGCGCGCAATGGCCTGGCCGACGATGGCGTCTTTCAGATTCTCGAAGACGGCAAGGGCAACCTCTGGATGAGCAGCACGAAAGGCATCTTTGCCGTCAGCCGCGAACAGCTCAACGCCTTTGCCGAGCGGAACGTGGCCGACGTGAGCGCGATTGCCTACGGCACGGCCGACGGCATGGAGAGCCGCGAATGCACGGGCGGCGGTCAGCCCGCCGGCTGGCGCAGCCGCGATGGCCGGCTGTGGTTCCCGACCATTAAAGGCGTCGCCGTCGCCGACCCCGAGCATATGAAGACCAATTCGGAGCCGCCGCCGGTGGTCGTCGAGCAGATCATCGTTGACGAGAAGCCCGTCGAGAAGACGGCGAATATCGAACTCGCGGCAGGCGTCTACCGGCTGGAGTTTCACTATACCGGCCTGAGCTTCATCGCGCCTGAGAAGGTTCGCTTCAAGTATAAGCTCGAAGGCTTCGATCAAAACTGGGTGGATGCAGGGGCGCGGCGCACCGCTTATTACACGAGCATTCCGCCGGGCCATTACACCTTTCGTGTGCTGGCGGCCAACAATGACGGCGTCTGGAATGCGACGGGTGCCGTGGTGTCGTTTTATCTGAGGCCGCGCTTCTATCAAACCGTCTGGTTCTATGTGGCGCTGCTGGCGCTGGCCGGGGCGATTGCCTGGGCGATCTATCGCCGCCGCATCCGCCGCGTGCGCGCAGAGTTCGCTGCCGTGCTGGCCGAGCGCAACCGCATGGCGCGCGACATTCATGACACGCTGGCGCAGGGCTTTGTCGGCATCTCGCTGCAACTCGAAGCCGTCGGCAAGATGCTCGACCAGTCGCCCGACCGCGCCAAACAGCACCTTGATCTGGCACAGACGATGGTGACGCACTCGCTTGCCGAAGCGCGCCGCTCGGTGTGGGATTTGCGCGCCCAGGCGCTTGAGAACACCGACCTGGCGACGGCGCTTGCCGACGCCGCAAAGAAGCTGACTTCGGGCACCGCGGTGCAGTCCGAGTTTCAGGTCACGGGCACGCCACGGCAGCTTCCGGCAACGGTTGAATCCAATCTCTGGCGCATCGGCCAGGAAGCCATGACCAACGCCCTGAAGCACGCCCACCCGCGCCACCTGCGCGTCGAGCTGGCCTTTGCGCCCAAGCATGTGACCTTGAGCGTCACCGACGATGGGCACGGCTTCGACACCCAGAATGATCGGCTGTCGGGCGACGGGCATTTCGGCTTGATCGGCATGCGCGAGCGCGCCGAGCGGTTGAAAGGCAAGCTCCAGATCGATAGCGGCGAAGGCACGGGCACGCGCATTAGCGTCATCGCGCCGGTTGATTAA
- a CDS encoding GMC family oxidoreductase, with protein sequence MGKEIIYDAVIVGSGATGGWAAKELTQKGLKVAVLEAGRKLDPLKDYTEHTWPYELKYRGFGDQRDMMRTQPIQSKCYACNEYGRQYFVNDQENPYTTPPDKPFYWIRARQVGGRSIPWGRQTYRLSNYDFKAKTHDGYGDDWPISYEDLAPYYDKVEEFIGISGAYENLPQLPDSKFLPPMAYTCGELMLRKAVAKLGDPHRRVTIGRCAILTKPIHQGTPDARAACHWCGHCDRGCTTGSYYSSPASTLPAAARTGNMTLITNAVVSHIVVDANTGKAKAVHYVDSVTRNHREVMAKVVVLCAGTMESTRIMLNSVSSQYPNGIANSSGVLGHYLMDHVGGGGASGSLPMVDAKEFAQDGRANGIYIARFRNLTTKHGKFIRGYGFQGGAGQPLWEHAKGMPGFGSGLKKMVREYHPWGIGLGGFGECLARYENHVRLDKDVVDAWGIPVLHIEAAFGDNEREMVKDMGDTAAEMLEAAGAKNVQASHGPTSTPGILIHEVGTCRMGADPKTSVLNKFNQAHEVNNLFVTDGACYVSSGNQNPTLTMMAITARACDYIADQYRAGRL encoded by the coding sequence ATGGGCAAAGAGATCATCTACGACGCAGTCATTGTTGGATCGGGCGCGACCGGCGGCTGGGCCGCCAAAGAGCTAACCCAGAAAGGCTTGAAGGTCGCCGTGCTGGAAGCCGGGCGCAAGCTCGATCCGCTCAAGGATTATACCGAGCACACCTGGCCTTACGAGCTTAAGTACCGCGGCTTCGGCGACCAGCGCGATATGATGCGCACCCAGCCGATTCAATCGAAATGCTATGCCTGCAACGAGTATGGCCGCCAGTACTTCGTCAACGATCAGGAGAACCCTTACACGACGCCGCCCGACAAGCCTTTCTACTGGATTCGCGCACGGCAGGTCGGCGGGCGCTCGATCCCCTGGGGCCGGCAGACCTATCGGCTGTCGAACTACGATTTCAAAGCGAAGACTCACGACGGCTACGGCGACGACTGGCCGATCAGCTACGAAGACCTCGCGCCGTACTACGACAAGGTCGAAGAGTTCATCGGCATCAGCGGCGCTTACGAGAACCTGCCGCAACTGCCCGACAGCAAATTCTTGCCGCCGATGGCTTACACCTGCGGCGAGTTGATGTTGCGCAAAGCCGTCGCCAAGCTGGGCGACCCGCACCGCCGCGTCACCATCGGGCGCTGCGCTATCCTGACCAAGCCGATTCATCAGGGCACGCCCGACGCGCGCGCCGCCTGTCACTGGTGCGGCCACTGTGATCGCGGCTGCACGACCGGCTCTTACTACAGCAGCCCGGCCTCGACGCTGCCCGCCGCCGCCCGCACAGGCAATATGACCTTGATTACCAACGCCGTCGTCAGCCACATCGTCGTTGACGCTAACACCGGCAAGGCCAAAGCCGTGCATTATGTGGACTCGGTGACGCGCAACCACCGCGAGGTGATGGCCAAGGTCGTCGTCCTCTGCGCCGGCACGATGGAATCAACCCGCATCATGCTGAACTCTGTGTCGTCGCAATATCCGAACGGCATTGCCAACAGCTCAGGCGTGCTCGGTCATTACTTGATGGATCACGTCGGCGGCGGCGGCGCTTCGGGCAGTCTGCCGATGGTTGACGCGAAAGAGTTCGCCCAGGACGGGCGAGCCAATGGCATTTACATCGCGCGCTTCCGCAACCTGACGACGAAGCACGGCAAGTTCATTCGCGGTTACGGCTTCCAGGGCGGCGCCGGCCAGCCGCTGTGGGAGCATGCCAAAGGCATGCCGGGCTTCGGCTCCGGCCTGAAGAAGATGGTGCGCGAGTATCATCCCTGGGGCATCGGCCTGGGCGGCTTCGGCGAATGCCTGGCGCGTTATGAAAATCACGTGCGGCTCGATAAAGACGTGGTTGATGCCTGGGGCATCCCTGTCTTGCACATCGAAGCGGCGTTCGGCGACAACGAGCGCGAGATGGTCAAAGACATGGGCGACACGGCAGCCGAGATGCTCGAAGCCGCCGGCGCCAAAAATGTTCAGGCCAGCCACGGCCCGACTTCGACGCCGGGCATCCTGATTCACGAAGTCGGCACCTGCCGCATGGGCGCCGACCCGAAGACTTCGGTGCTGAACAAGTTTAACCAGGCCCATGAAGTCAACAACCTGTTCGTCACCGACGGCGCTTGTTATGTGTCGAGCGGCAACCAGAATCCGACCTTAACGATGATGGCCATCACGGCGCGGGCCTGCGATTACATCGCCGATCAGTACCGCGCCGGTCGCCTGTAG
- a CDS encoding WG repeat-containing protein produces the protein MGYINPLGRELTRDRFDYAAPFSNGRALVGVVEAANAHHMKYGYIDLNGKLVIPLQFYKAESFSESKAAVANEYGNWGYVDKSGKRLIEPQFFQAGPFSDGLALVADQAGRYGFIDTTGAIRIELQFNGGTRFSESRAAVVSDANKVGYIDQTGHWKIPAIYEAGLPFSEGLTAVKEKGRWRYINPDGTPAFSQTFDQARSFRNGLAAVKLDKEWGFITPAGDWKIPPQFAAANPFDAALTRVVDGVYGRHQYVDRQGKIIRPFKGTPALAPANVSTTLLEAAGIGFGADGGGWELTDIKLESEPANAVVYLIPRRQWETIPELANNDQALAPFKFEGGNTPASGKVLQKVYYALFEYKGKRLPLKVDVFAGKANVYKIVFPAP, from the coding sequence ATGGGGTATATCAACCCGTTAGGGCGCGAGCTGACAAGAGACAGATTCGATTACGCCGCCCCCTTCTCGAACGGGCGGGCGCTGGTCGGCGTCGTCGAGGCGGCCAACGCGCACCACATGAAGTACGGGTACATCGACCTCAACGGCAAACTGGTTATCCCACTACAGTTTTATAAGGCCGAGTCATTTTCAGAGTCGAAAGCGGCGGTAGCCAACGAGTATGGGAACTGGGGCTACGTCGACAAGAGCGGCAAGCGCCTCATCGAGCCGCAATTCTTTCAGGCTGGCCCGTTCTCGGACGGGCTGGCTCTGGTCGCCGACCAGGCGGGGCGCTACGGCTTTATCGACACCACTGGGGCCATCCGCATCGAGTTACAGTTTAATGGCGGCACGAGATTTTCGGAGAGCCGGGCCGCCGTGGTCAGCGACGCTAATAAAGTCGGCTACATCGACCAGACGGGACATTGGAAGATACCCGCAATCTATGAGGCCGGGCTCCCTTTTTCCGAAGGACTCACCGCCGTCAAGGAGAAGGGCAGGTGGAGGTACATCAACCCAGATGGGACGCCGGCCTTCTCGCAGACGTTTGACCAGGCTCGCAGCTTTAGGAATGGCCTGGCGGCCGTGAAGCTGGATAAGGAGTGGGGATTCATTACCCCCGCTGGCGACTGGAAGATTCCTCCGCAATTTGCTGCGGCCAATCCCTTCGACGCTGCCCTGACGCGAGTGGTCGATGGCGTGTATGGCCGGCATCAGTATGTCGATAGACAAGGGAAGATAATCAGGCCATTTAAGGGGACGCCGGCTCTGGCTCCGGCGAACGTCTCGACCACCCTTTTAGAGGCTGCCGGCATTGGTTTCGGCGCCGACGGCGGCGGCTGGGAATTGACTGACATCAAGTTGGAATCGGAGCCCGCCAATGCCGTGGTCTATTTGATCCCGCGGCGGCAGTGGGAGACCATCCCTGAGCTGGCCAACAATGACCAGGCCCTGGCGCCATTTAAATTCGAGGGTGGAAATACGCCGGCGTCGGGAAAGGTCCTGCAAAAAGTTTATTACGCGCTCTTTGAGTATAAAGGGAAAAGGTTGCCGCTCAAGGTCGACGTGTTCGCCGGCAAGGCCAACGTCTACAAGATCGTGTTCCCGGCCCCTTAG
- a CDS encoding amidohydrolase family protein, with translation MRYLLPLLLACLLCVSSAQAQSADSKPLAITHITLIDVAGGVARPDMTVIVNGNRIAAVSKSNKVRLPQGAQVVDGRGKFLIPGLWDMHLHLTIIPDQEITGKIIAPLLVAYGITGVRDMGGDWQRLQMLRSEIAGGQTLGPRIFTPGPFVDGPQAASPVVLPVSNEDEARQAVRKLKAQGVDFIKVQAALTPPLWRAVLDEARRLNIVVAGHIRESEMSRALNMLVR, from the coding sequence ATGAGATATCTTCTCCCTCTGCTGCTCGCATGCCTGTTGTGCGTGTCATCGGCTCAAGCCCAATCGGCTGATTCAAAGCCGCTGGCCATAACTCACATCACCCTCATTGATGTGGCTGGCGGCGTAGCGCGGCCTGACATGACGGTCATCGTCAATGGCAATCGCATTGCGGCAGTCAGCAAATCAAACAAAGTTCGCCTGCCGCAAGGCGCGCAGGTCGTTGACGGCAGAGGCAAGTTTCTGATTCCTGGCCTCTGGGATATGCACCTCCACCTGACGATCATCCCCGACCAGGAAATCACCGGCAAGATCATTGCGCCGCTGCTCGTCGCTTATGGCATCACCGGCGTGCGCGACATGGGCGGCGACTGGCAACGCCTGCAAATGTTGCGCAGCGAGATTGCCGGCGGGCAAACGCTCGGGCCGCGCATCTTCACGCCAGGGCCTTTCGTTGACGGGCCGCAGGCGGCGAGCCCTGTTGTCTTGCCGGTCAGCAACGAAGACGAAGCGCGACAGGCGGTGCGCAAGCTGAAAGCGCAGGGCGTTGACTTCATCAAAGTTCAAGCCGCGCTGACCCCGCCGCTGTGGCGAGCCGTATTGGACGAAGCGCGCCGGCTCAACATCGTCGTCGCCGGCCACATCCGCGAGTCAGAAATGAGCCGTGCGCTGAACATGCTGGTGCGGTGA
- the xylB gene encoding xylulokinase has product MTLLLGIDISTTGAKALLTDQAGRVVASASNPLTLSTPRPLWSEQQPEDWWRAIAASIRQALAEANVTGDQVAAIGLTGQMHGLVLLDERGEVLRPAILWNDQRCGAECDLIRERLGLERLIQLTGNDALTGFTAPKIVWVQRHEPEIFARARHVLLPKDYVRYKLTGAMAMDKADGSGTMLFDLAARDWSAEALDALEIPRGWLPATYEGPQVTGQVTAEAAAATGLSAGTPVMAGGGDQAAGAVGVGAVRAGVVSLVLGTSGVVFASTDAPLIEGQGRLHAFCHAVPGRWHMMGVMLSAAGSLQWYRDTLAPQTPFDELVSEATGAPAGSEGLIFLPYLTGERTPYPDPLARGAWVGLTVRHRRAHLTRAVLEGVAFGLKDSFALLQSAGLGAIEQVRVSGGGAKSPLWRQILADVLNVELVTVNTTEGAAYGAALLAGVGAGVWPDVDTACAQTIKTENAVAPNAEAVCRYAALYPHYRNLYAALRPTFVGLATIED; this is encoded by the coding sequence ATGACCTTGCTACTTGGAATCGACATCTCGACGACCGGCGCGAAGGCGCTGCTCACCGACCAGGCGGGGCGCGTGGTGGCGAGCGCTTCAAATCCACTGACGCTTTCGACGCCGCGCCCGCTCTGGTCAGAGCAACAGCCGGAAGACTGGTGGCGAGCGATTGCCGCAAGCATTCGCCAGGCGCTCGCTGAAGCCAACGTCACAGGCGATCAGGTCGCGGCCATCGGCCTGACCGGCCAGATGCACGGGCTGGTCTTGCTTGACGAGCGCGGCGAGGTGCTGCGTCCGGCGATTCTCTGGAACGATCAGCGCTGCGGCGCAGAGTGCGACTTGATCCGCGAGCGCCTCGGCCTTGAGCGCCTGATTCAGCTCACAGGTAACGACGCGCTCACCGGATTTACCGCGCCGAAGATCGTCTGGGTGCAGCGCCACGAGCCCGAAATCTTCGCCCGCGCCCGCCACGTCTTGCTGCCCAAAGATTATGTGCGCTACAAGCTGACCGGCGCGATGGCCATGGATAAAGCCGACGGCTCGGGCACCATGCTGTTCGATCTGGCGGCGCGTGACTGGTCCGCGGAGGCGCTCGATGCTTTAGAGATTCCGCGCGGCTGGCTGCCGGCGACTTATGAGGGGCCGCAGGTGACCGGCCAGGTGACTGCTGAGGCCGCGGCGGCGACGGGACTCAGCGCCGGGACGCCGGTGATGGCCGGGGGTGGCGATCAGGCGGCGGGCGCGGTCGGCGTCGGCGCGGTGCGCGCAGGCGTCGTTTCGCTAGTGCTCGGCACATCGGGCGTCGTCTTCGCTTCGACCGACGCGCCGCTCATCGAAGGGCAGGGCAGGCTGCACGCCTTCTGCCACGCCGTCCCAGGCCGCTGGCACATGATGGGCGTGATGTTGAGCGCCGCCGGCTCCCTGCAATGGTATCGCGACACGCTCGCGCCGCAGACCCCATTTGATGAACTGGTGTCCGAAGCGACAGGGGCACCGGCGGGCAGCGAAGGCTTGATCTTCCTGCCTTACCTGACCGGCGAGCGCACGCCTTATCCCGACCCGCTGGCGCGCGGCGCGTGGGTCGGCTTAACGGTGAGACACCGGCGGGCGCATCTGACAAGAGCGGTGCTTGAAGGCGTGGCGTTCGGCTTGAAAGACAGCTTCGCGCTGTTGCAGAGCGCGGGGCTCGGCGCGATTGAGCAGGTGCGAGTTTCGGGCGGCGGCGCGAAGAGCCCGTTGTGGCGGCAGATTCTCGCCGACGTGTTGAACGTCGAGCTGGTGACCGTGAACACGACGGAAGGCGCGGCCTATGGCGCGGCCTTGCTTGCGGGCGTCGGCGCGGGCGTGTGGCCTGATGTGGATACGGCTTGCGCGCAAACGATCAAGACCGAAAACGCTGTCGCGCCGAATGCTGAAGCCGTATGCCGCTACGCGGCGCTCTATCCGCATTATCGGAATCTCTACGCCGCCCTGCGCCCGACCTTCGTTGGATTGGCGACAATAGAAGATTGA